In a genomic window of Alcanivorax sp.:
- a CDS encoding Hcp family type VI secretion system effector, with amino-acid sequence MAIPAYMWIKDDQGSEIEGSVSIADREGSIEVLHFDHELRIPTDGDTGSLTGTRKHEPFVFTKGFDSASPYLYKACSNGQTLKELVLRWFRIDDTGTEKEYFRHTLKDVKITSVKPVMHNVKDIDKESYPHLEEVSARYAAITWTYVDGNIEFSDSWTEGR; translated from the coding sequence ATGGCGATTCCCGCCTATATGTGGATCAAGGACGATCAGGGGAGCGAGATTGAAGGGTCTGTTTCCATTGCAGATCGGGAAGGGAGCATCGAGGTGCTGCATTTCGATCATGAGCTGCGTATCCCCACCGATGGTGATACCGGTTCCCTGACCGGCACCCGCAAGCATGAACCCTTTGTCTTCACCAAGGGTTTCGACAGTGCGTCACCGTATCTGTACAAGGCTTGCAGCAACGGTCAGACCCTGAAGGAACTGGTGCTGCGCTGGTTCCGCATCGACGATACCGGCACCGAGAAGGAATATTTCCGTCACACCCTCAAGGACGTGAAAATCACTTCCGTGAAGCCGGTGATGCACAACGTGAAGGACATCGACAAGGAAAGCTATCCGCATCTGGAAGAGGTGTCCGCACGCTATGCTGCGATCACCTGGACCTATGTGGACGGCAACATCGAGTTCTCCGACTCCTGGACCGAAGGCCGCTAA
- the tssF gene encoding type VI secretion system baseplate subunit TssF, whose translation MREYFESEMRLLHEAAADFAKAHPEQARMLNLAEVRDRDPYVERLLEGMAFIAAQIRTRIDDSETAISEQLLEQLCPGQLRGYASRTVMNFTPDANAQGGKSLPAGSIIRSAPVGEGRQQCHFSTLADLQILPLQVSGVQTRETGNGSTELTLTLAHAGAGNLADLDLSTLDIYLHCDPALALALCHGLSRPNGKLGFSVDGSSCGELDAADVSMPYLEELSHTGHHRGLPGFSLLQDYFAWRERFFFIRIAGLSQLTFPDKGRECQLQVELPLQLPAEHQLKREHFQLNCVPAINLYELDADPLDVDQKRAEYRFLPDQKYPDTVVLHEILSLTGRDHRSARLTDYQPFYRAHDFSQGEYCYRLTRRDLGLATPQPFISLSGPGLIPAQTLSARVRVSDGYLPRRYLAENQITRPGEGVPSSLSIRNLNRPCSYLPCPDSSAYRWQLQALMQLSAVGLANRNSLQSLMGLLDWTDRQENQRRRQALQEVSVTPVTRMLKGMLYRGAVVTVQLSQGDFLSLDDIYLFGCVLHRLLSQLAPINESVELRVIAQPSQKEFVWEPQVGCAAPM comes from the coding sequence ATGCGCGAGTATTTTGAATCCGAAATGCGGTTGCTGCATGAGGCCGCCGCCGATTTTGCCAAAGCCCATCCCGAGCAGGCCAGGATGCTGAACCTGGCTGAAGTCCGTGACCGCGACCCTTATGTGGAGCGTTTGCTGGAAGGAATGGCATTTATCGCAGCACAGATCCGCACCCGTATTGATGACAGCGAAACCGCTATCAGTGAGCAACTGCTGGAGCAGCTGTGCCCCGGCCAGTTACGCGGCTATGCCAGCCGCACGGTGATGAACTTTACCCCGGATGCCAATGCCCAGGGAGGCAAGAGCCTGCCAGCTGGCAGCATTATCCGCTCCGCTCCGGTGGGGGAGGGCAGGCAGCAATGTCACTTTTCCACGCTGGCTGACTTACAGATCCTGCCATTGCAGGTCAGCGGCGTTCAGACCCGCGAAACCGGTAATGGCAGCACTGAACTGACCCTAACACTGGCCCATGCTGGCGCCGGTAATCTGGCGGATCTGGATCTGTCTACTCTGGACATTTACCTGCACTGCGACCCGGCGCTGGCGCTGGCGTTGTGTCATGGCCTTAGCCGGCCGAACGGAAAGCTGGGCTTTTCGGTGGATGGCTCATCCTGTGGTGAACTGGACGCCGCTGATGTCAGCATGCCGTATCTGGAGGAGTTGTCCCATACCGGTCACCACCGCGGGCTGCCCGGTTTTTCCCTGCTACAGGATTATTTTGCCTGGCGGGAACGGTTTTTCTTTATTCGTATTGCCGGCCTGTCGCAGCTGACCTTCCCGGACAAGGGGCGTGAATGTCAGTTGCAAGTGGAACTACCTTTGCAGCTGCCGGCGGAGCATCAGCTCAAGCGCGAGCATTTTCAGCTTAACTGTGTGCCGGCCATCAACCTCTACGAGCTGGACGCGGACCCTCTCGATGTGGATCAGAAACGGGCGGAATACCGTTTCCTGCCGGACCAGAAATACCCGGATACGGTGGTTCTGCATGAGATTCTGTCGCTGACCGGTCGCGATCATCGCAGTGCCCGGCTTACCGACTACCAGCCGTTCTACCGTGCCCATGATTTCAGCCAGGGCGAATACTGTTATCGATTAACACGCCGCGATCTTGGGCTGGCCACGCCGCAACCGTTTATCAGCCTGTCCGGCCCCGGCCTGATTCCGGCGCAGACGCTGTCTGCTCGTGTCAGAGTCAGTGACGGCTATTTGCCACGCCGTTATCTGGCGGAAAACCAGATTACCCGGCCCGGCGAGGGCGTGCCGTCGTCCCTGTCGATCCGCAACCTCAATCGCCCCTGCAGTTACCTGCCGTGCCCGGACAGCAGCGCCTATCGCTGGCAATTACAGGCACTGATGCAGCTTTCCGCAGTGGGGCTGGCCAACCGCAACAGCCTGCAATCACTGATGGGCTTGCTGGACTGGACGGACCGGCAGGAAAACCAGCGTCGCCGCCAGGCCCTGCAGGAGGTGAGTGTCACGCCGGTGACTCGGATGCTCAAGGGAATGCTCTACCGGGGTGCGGTGGTAACGGTGCAGCTCAGCCAGGGTGACTTTTTATCGCTGGACGATATCTACCTGTTCGGCTGCGTACTGCACCGTCTACTCAGCCAGCTTGCGCCGATAAACGAGAGCGTGGAATTGCGCGTTATCGCCCAACCCAGTCAGAAGGAGTTTGTATGGGAACCTCAGGTGGGTTGCGCGGCGCCGATGTAA
- the tssC gene encoding type VI secretion system contractile sheath large subunit, translating to MSTQQTQQATTEVESQEEGSIYERLCSMVDINPVGQPLTLQTFHHSENLAEVPLEQRLTAALQVFLDLASRSDKFDRIDKTLLDQYIARIDSAISTQLDAVMHHPEFQKVESAWTSLKFLVDRADPKANIRVELLDASKEDLAEDFEDVPDVTQSGLFNHLYIQEYDTPGGEPMSAVISNFEFDCSAPDISLLTEISRVAAASHCPFLGSAGSKFFGKDAIEEVPKIQDIGSYLEKAEYTRWRSFRESEDSRYVGLVMPRFLLRLPYGESNPVRQFNYQESVAGEDHEKYLWGNATFAFASNMARSFKQYGWTVNIRGPEAGGKLENLPLHHYDVGRGTQAKIPTEILISETKELEFAEEGFIPLSFYKNSDYACFFSANSTQRPAEYTTKEATANSRINSRLPYIFLVSRLAHYLKVLQRENIGASKSRQELENELNDWLQGLVTKMNNPDPELVANYPLQDGYVKVQSIPENPGYYRVDMAVMPHFQIEGVDVRLSLVSQLPAGKDG from the coding sequence ATGAGTACACAACAGACGCAACAGGCCACCACCGAGGTGGAAAGCCAGGAAGAAGGCAGCATCTACGAGCGCCTTTGCAGCATGGTGGACATCAACCCGGTGGGGCAGCCACTGACCCTGCAGACCTTTCACCACAGCGAGAACCTGGCAGAAGTGCCGCTGGAGCAGCGGCTGACGGCGGCGCTACAGGTCTTTCTCGACCTGGCCAGTCGCAGCGACAAATTCGATCGTATCGACAAAACCCTGCTGGACCAGTACATCGCCCGCATCGACAGCGCCATCAGCACGCAACTGGATGCGGTCATGCACCACCCGGAATTCCAGAAAGTGGAATCCGCCTGGACCTCCCTGAAGTTCCTGGTGGACCGGGCCGATCCCAAGGCCAACATCCGCGTGGAGTTGCTGGATGCCAGCAAGGAAGACCTGGCCGAGGATTTCGAGGATGTGCCAGATGTGACCCAGTCCGGGCTGTTCAATCATCTTTACATCCAGGAATACGACACCCCGGGCGGTGAACCCATGTCCGCGGTGATTTCCAACTTCGAGTTCGATTGTTCTGCGCCGGATATTTCCCTGCTCACGGAAATTTCCCGGGTGGCTGCCGCGTCTCATTGCCCTTTCCTGGGCAGTGCCGGCAGCAAGTTCTTCGGCAAGGATGCCATCGAGGAAGTGCCGAAGATTCAGGATATCGGCAGCTATCTGGAAAAAGCTGAGTACACCCGCTGGCGCAGTTTCCGTGAAAGCGAAGACTCCCGCTATGTGGGCCTGGTAATGCCGCGCTTCCTGCTGCGTCTTCCCTATGGGGAAAGCAATCCGGTGCGCCAGTTCAACTACCAGGAAAGCGTAGCCGGCGAAGACCACGAGAAATACCTGTGGGGCAATGCCACCTTCGCCTTCGCATCCAACATGGCGCGCAGCTTCAAACAGTACGGCTGGACGGTAAACATCCGGGGCCCGGAAGCGGGCGGCAAGCTGGAAAACCTGCCGCTGCATCATTACGACGTTGGCCGTGGTACCCAGGCCAAGATTCCTACGGAAATCCTGATTTCGGAAACCAAGGAACTGGAATTCGCCGAGGAAGGGTTTATTCCGCTGAGCTTCTACAAGAACAGCGACTACGCCTGCTTCTTTTCAGCCAATTCCACCCAGAGACCGGCGGAATATACGACAAAAGAAGCCACCGCTAACTCACGCATTAATTCGCGTTTGCCTTACATCTTCCTGGTATCGCGTCTGGCACATTACCTCAAGGTTCTGCAGCGCGAAAACATTGGTGCCAGCAAAAGCCGCCAGGAACTGGAAAACGAACTCAACGACTGGCTCCAGGGCCTGGTTACCAAGATGAACAATCCGGATCCGGAACTGGTGGCCAATTACCCGCTGCAGGATGGCTATGTGAAAGTGCAGAGCATTCCCGAAAACCCGGGCTACTACCGGGTGGACATGGCCGTCATGCCGCATTTCCAGATCGAAGGGGTGGATGTGCGCCTGTCACTGGTGTCCCAGCTACCGGCTGGCAAAGACGGCTGA
- a CDS encoding phage late control D family protein, translating to MGIDKYLDRAKDLIGDTGIPSSGKSALSGSSLPSVDGGGLLNGNMLSGLANGDVSLDSLKASVMQQLEQAAGGAMQQLMDAPKCRFFIDVAGMGDEALAVECFASQDLALSSLGRMQVDVLARIEPSLGSLPGESATLRVEGNGGQQQHFAFMVEAVEELGASPEGARLRLHLVSPLFPLALNRHNRVFLNKTVQEIIEQVLEEASFNADDITIEFSQPQPARAMTVQYEESDLDFLERLLARDGAFYAVVHGDSGPHFHFHDDSVALQENLGSAMLEFHVESGQAAGSERVFQVTRTHSLAQRYVQCL from the coding sequence ATGGGTATCGACAAGTATCTGGACCGAGCCAAAGACCTGATCGGTGACACAGGGATTCCCTCATCGGGCAAGTCGGCACTGTCCGGCTCGAGTCTGCCTTCCGTTGATGGTGGCGGTTTGCTCAATGGCAATATGTTGTCCGGGTTGGCTAACGGGGACGTTTCCCTGGACAGCCTGAAAGCCTCTGTCATGCAGCAGCTGGAGCAGGCCGCCGGCGGTGCCATGCAGCAATTGATGGACGCCCCCAAGTGTCGTTTTTTTATTGATGTGGCAGGCATGGGCGACGAGGCCCTGGCCGTGGAATGTTTCGCCTCGCAGGATCTGGCGCTGTCGTCCCTGGGACGCATGCAGGTGGATGTGCTGGCGCGCATCGAGCCTTCGCTAGGCTCCCTGCCCGGGGAATCTGCCACCCTGAGAGTGGAAGGAAACGGCGGTCAACAACAGCACTTTGCCTTCATGGTGGAAGCGGTGGAGGAGCTTGGCGCCAGCCCGGAAGGCGCTCGCCTGCGACTGCATCTGGTGTCGCCGCTGTTTCCGCTGGCCCTGAATCGTCACAACCGGGTCTTTCTCAACAAGACCGTGCAGGAAATTATCGAACAGGTGCTGGAAGAAGCAAGCTTCAACGCCGATGACATCACCATCGAGTTCAGCCAGCCCCAACCTGCGCGAGCCATGACCGTGCAATATGAAGAAAGCGACCTGGATTTTCTGGAACGGCTGCTGGCCCGTGACGGCGCCTTTTACGCCGTAGTCCATGGCGACAGCGGCCCACACTTTCACTTTCATGATGACAGCGTGGCCCTGCAGGAAAACCTGGGCAGCGCCATGCTGGAGTTTCATGTAGAAAGTGGCCAGGCAGCCGGCAGTGAGCGCGTGTTTCAGGTTACCCGCACCCATTCACTGGCGCAGCGGTACGTTCAATGTTTATGA
- the tssB gene encoding type VI secretion system contractile sheath small subunit: MSKSFQNEVPRARVNITLDLETGGAKKKLELPLKLLVMGDYSNGQAEGRLAERERVRIDRNNIDDVLKDMAPRVKYTVENQLREDGSEIEVDLAFDSFKSFKPEAVAQSIPQLNDMLAMRSLLKDLKSNLLDNSKFRRELERIVKNQPELESLMGQLESLVPLDGESSGE; the protein is encoded by the coding sequence ATGTCTAAAAGCTTTCAGAATGAAGTGCCGCGGGCACGGGTCAATATCACCCTGGATCTGGAAACCGGTGGAGCCAAGAAGAAACTCGAACTGCCGCTGAAACTCCTGGTCATGGGGGATTACAGCAATGGTCAGGCGGAAGGGCGGCTGGCTGAACGCGAGCGGGTACGTATTGATCGCAACAACATCGATGATGTGCTCAAGGACATGGCTCCCCGGGTGAAATACACGGTGGAGAACCAGCTCCGTGAAGATGGTTCTGAAATCGAAGTGGATCTGGCGTTCGACAGCTTCAAGTCCTTCAAACCTGAAGCGGTGGCCCAGAGCATCCCGCAGCTCAATGACATGCTGGCCATGCGCAGCCTGCTCAAGGATCTGAAATCCAACCTGCTGGATAACAGCAAGTTCCGCCGCGAGCTGGAGCGCATCGTCAAAAATCAGCCTGAGCTGGAATCCCTGATGGGCCAGCTGGAATCCCTGGTGCCACTGGATGGCGAAAGCAGCGGCGAATAA
- the tssG gene encoding type VI secretion system baseplate subunit TssG has protein sequence MGTSGGLRGADVMQGLLRTPQQFDFSQAMELLEASDPEGAVFGQGLEKRVRLLPDDNLVFPASDIRGCQQQSAQLTLLMGFFGLYGVDAPVPHYLLDRTTAEDDDAARMRDFLNIFNPRFYALLYRAMQISRPAAGRLPAAFRGSADALSGRLGGDNGQQVEADRDRRYFPVTKIRSAGGLQTLLRDRLPGIGVDVQDRQPAWQALGEGCVLGRNDCALGDNAILGGQAYMANGNVAVRLGPVDSRAAQQLLPGHSQGDNLRQQLDDYLQGQVGAELQIRVCPSRRRSVGLGTDEQRLGWSAWLGERLQQEYVIRVAPETARSNGN, from the coding sequence ATGGGAACCTCAGGTGGGTTGCGCGGCGCCGATGTAATGCAGGGGCTGTTACGAACGCCCCAGCAGTTTGATTTTTCCCAGGCCATGGAGTTGCTGGAAGCCAGTGACCCGGAAGGGGCGGTGTTTGGTCAGGGGCTGGAAAAGCGGGTGCGCCTGTTGCCGGATGACAATCTGGTTTTTCCAGCCTCGGATATTCGTGGCTGCCAGCAACAGTCAGCACAGTTGACCTTGTTGATGGGCTTTTTCGGTTTGTATGGCGTTGATGCACCGGTGCCCCATTATCTGCTCGACAGGACCACCGCCGAGGATGACGATGCCGCACGCATGCGCGATTTCCTCAATATTTTCAATCCGCGCTTCTATGCCCTGTTGTACCGGGCCATGCAGATTTCACGACCGGCGGCGGGGCGCTTACCCGCCGCCTTCCGTGGCAGTGCGGATGCGCTGTCTGGCCGGCTTGGCGGAGACAATGGCCAACAGGTTGAGGCTGACAGGGACAGACGCTATTTCCCGGTAACGAAAATCCGCAGCGCCGGTGGCTTGCAAACCCTGCTACGGGATCGTCTGCCCGGCATCGGCGTGGACGTGCAGGATCGGCAGCCCGCCTGGCAAGCCCTCGGCGAAGGCTGTGTGCTGGGCCGCAATGACTGCGCCCTGGGGGATAACGCCATCCTCGGTGGCCAGGCCTATATGGCCAACGGCAATGTGGCCGTCCGCCTGGGCCCGGTGGATTCCCGGGCCGCACAACAATTACTGCCCGGCCACAGCCAGGGCGACAACCTGAGACAACAACTGGATGACTACCTGCAAGGGCAGGTGGGGGCCGAGCTGCAAATCCGCGTGTGTCCCTCGCGGCGGCGCAGCGTGGGGCTGGGTACCGATGAACAGCGTCTGGGCTGGTCTGCCTGGCTGGGTGAACGCCTGCAACAGGAATATGTCATCCGCGTGGCACCGGAAACCGCGCGCAGTAACGGGAACTAA
- the tssH gene encoding type VI secretion system ATPase TssH, translating to MQGQTIRRLVEKLNDTCARALEQAAVFAAARSDYEVRIEHVLIKLLESDLRNDLQLALAHSGISADQVFESQMQALSRLRTSNPEKPVFSARLVQWLEQAWLASSLYYQGDTIRSISLLDALLELLPRLGDNAFALLESMSLTQLREHFATWTAASVEQPRSATDVTDEPGSAGAASRPAGEEALSQFCQDFTAEAREGRLDPVVGRGDEIRMAIDILCRRRKNNPILVGEPGVGKTAVVEGLAQQIINGEVPEALKDVRLLGLDLGQLQAGASVKGEFERRLKQVISEIQHSPTPVILFIDEAHTLIGAGGDAGQNDAANLLKPALARGGMRTIAATTWAEYKRYFERDAALDRRFQRVPVDEPDGERALLMLSGLKDKFADHHGVHLTDEALSAAVTLSQRYITGRQLPDKAIDVLDTAAARVRLSQASQPRGLSQGAERLRYLEQRLTALQQDQAQGLPADERLRQQLTAEQDQVAAEMETTEQRWQQEQATVAALDGSREKREALHAVQAGEPMIHPEVNAATVASVIADWTGVPLGRMQRDEVSVLRDLEQRLSQRVVGQDGGLSMLARTLRAAKAGLRKNEGPLGVFLLAGPSGVGKTETARALADELFGGERFLVSINMSEYQEAHTVSQLKGSPPGYVGFGEGGVLTEAVRQRPYSVVLLDEVEKAHPDVMNLFYQVFDRGVLRDGEGREIDFRNTVILMTSNLGSDTLQQLALPPEEEPAQAQDDQADNNDNDGEEENPWQAPTDAQLISAIEPDLRRHFAAALLARMQAIPFRPLDQDMLNAVVAMRLDAVAQRLMQAHGITFRVDQKVMEQLSRQCQVAESGARQVESVIEQQLMPGLAQQLLGYMADDDMPDILTLELDEQGQITAVFADQPVPESLSA from the coding sequence ATGCAAGGTCAAACCATCCGCCGGCTGGTGGAAAAACTCAACGATACCTGTGCCCGCGCATTGGAACAGGCGGCGGTGTTCGCTGCCGCGCGCAGCGATTACGAAGTGCGCATTGAGCATGTGCTGATCAAATTACTGGAAAGTGATCTGCGCAATGACCTGCAACTGGCATTGGCCCACAGCGGCATCAGCGCCGATCAGGTGTTCGAATCGCAGATGCAGGCTCTGTCACGGCTGCGCACTTCCAATCCGGAAAAACCGGTGTTCTCCGCCCGTCTGGTGCAATGGCTGGAACAGGCCTGGCTGGCTTCCAGCCTGTATTACCAGGGCGACACCATTCGCAGCATCAGCCTGCTGGATGCCTTACTGGAACTGCTGCCGCGCCTGGGCGACAACGCTTTTGCCTTGTTGGAGTCCATGTCACTGACGCAATTGCGCGAACACTTTGCGACCTGGACGGCGGCTTCCGTAGAGCAGCCGCGCAGTGCCACGGATGTTACCGACGAACCGGGCAGTGCCGGCGCCGCATCCCGCCCGGCAGGCGAAGAAGCGTTGAGCCAGTTCTGTCAGGATTTTACCGCCGAGGCCCGTGAAGGGCGTCTTGATCCGGTGGTTGGTCGGGGTGACGAAATCCGCATGGCGATCGATATCCTCTGTCGCCGCCGCAAGAACAACCCTATCCTGGTGGGTGAACCCGGGGTGGGTAAAACTGCGGTGGTGGAAGGTCTGGCCCAGCAAATCATTAACGGTGAAGTGCCCGAGGCACTAAAAGACGTGCGCTTGCTGGGGCTGGATCTGGGCCAGTTGCAGGCCGGGGCCAGCGTCAAAGGGGAATTCGAGCGTCGCCTGAAACAGGTGATCAGCGAAATCCAGCATTCACCCACTCCGGTCATTCTCTTTATCGATGAGGCCCATACCCTCATCGGTGCCGGCGGCGACGCTGGCCAGAACGATGCCGCCAACCTGCTCAAGCCGGCCCTGGCCCGGGGCGGCATGCGCACCATCGCCGCTACCACCTGGGCGGAGTACAAGCGCTACTTCGAACGGGATGCGGCCCTGGATCGCCGCTTCCAGCGGGTTCCCGTTGATGAGCCCGATGGCGAGCGGGCGCTGCTGATGCTCAGTGGCCTGAAGGACAAGTTTGCCGATCACCATGGCGTACACCTGACCGACGAAGCCTTGTCTGCCGCTGTCACCTTGTCCCAGCGCTATATCACCGGTCGCCAGTTGCCGGACAAGGCCATTGATGTGCTCGATACCGCAGCTGCCCGGGTGCGACTCAGTCAGGCCAGCCAGCCCAGGGGTCTGTCACAGGGCGCAGAACGTCTGCGTTATCTGGAGCAACGGCTGACCGCCCTGCAGCAGGATCAGGCTCAAGGGCTGCCTGCCGATGAACGTCTGCGCCAACAATTGACGGCAGAGCAGGATCAGGTAGCCGCCGAAATGGAAACCACCGAACAGCGCTGGCAGCAGGAACAGGCCACCGTGGCCGCCCTGGATGGTAGTCGCGAAAAGCGCGAGGCGCTGCATGCGGTGCAGGCCGGTGAGCCCATGATCCACCCGGAAGTGAATGCAGCCACGGTAGCGTCGGTCATCGCGGACTGGACCGGGGTGCCGCTCGGGCGCATGCAGCGTGATGAAGTGTCGGTGCTGCGTGATCTGGAGCAGCGCCTGTCGCAGCGGGTGGTGGGTCAGGATGGCGGCTTGAGCATGCTGGCGCGAACCCTGCGCGCCGCCAAGGCGGGGCTGCGAAAAAACGAAGGGCCCCTGGGTGTCTTCCTGCTTGCCGGCCCCAGCGGTGTGGGCAAAACCGAAACGGCCCGCGCCCTGGCCGATGAACTGTTCGGCGGTGAGCGATTCCTGGTCAGTATCAACATGAGCGAATACCAGGAAGCCCATACCGTGTCCCAGCTCAAGGGCAGCCCGCCGGGGTATGTGGGGTTCGGCGAAGGTGGCGTGCTTACCGAAGCAGTGCGCCAGCGCCCGTACTCGGTGGTCCTGCTGGATGAAGTGGAAAAAGCCCACCCGGATGTGATGAACCTGTTCTATCAGGTATTCGATCGCGGCGTATTGCGCGATGGGGAAGGGCGGGAAATCGATTTCCGTAACACCGTTATTCTGATGACCTCCAACCTGGGCAGCGACACCCTGCAACAGCTGGCGTTGCCACCGGAAGAAGAACCGGCGCAGGCACAGGACGATCAAGCCGATAACAACGATAACGACGGTGAAGAGGAGAACCCCTGGCAGGCACCAACCGATGCACAGCTGATCAGCGCCATCGAGCCGGATCTGCGCCGCCATTTCGCCGCCGCCTTGCTCGCCCGCATGCAGGCGATTCCTTTCCGACCTCTGGATCAGGACATGCTCAATGCGGTGGTGGCCATGCGTCTGGATGCGGTAGCCCAGCGGTTGATGCAGGCCCACGGCATTACCTTCCGGGTGGACCAGAAAGTCATGGAACAACTGTCGCGACAATGCCAGGTGGCCGAGAGCGGTGCCCGCCAGGTGGAATCCGTCATCGAGCAGCAACTGATGCCGGGCCTGGCCCAGCAATTGCTGGGCTACATGGCCGACGACGACATGCCCGACATTCTGACCCTGGAACTGGATGAACAAGGGCAGATCACGGCCGTCTTCGCGGACCAGCCGGTGCCGGAATCCCTGAGCGCCTGA
- the tssE gene encoding type VI secretion system baseplate subunit TssE, producing the protein MSAALFEIIHGRFADGTPVASLEGREARLRSIHDHLQRLLNARYDVLEHLPEHGLPDLPSLYDALPYSIDTLARLVRETIVRFEPRLQHIQVTARRESSTDCVVQLEVTGVVPEGGVARFRTYFQSDGGADIKAGAANARVF; encoded by the coding sequence ATGTCCGCTGCCCTGTTCGAGATCATTCATGGCCGGTTTGCCGATGGCACACCGGTGGCGTCGCTGGAAGGCCGCGAGGCGCGCCTGCGTAGCATTCACGATCATCTACAGCGATTGCTCAATGCACGCTATGACGTGCTGGAGCATCTGCCCGAACATGGCCTGCCGGATCTGCCGTCTCTCTATGATGCCTTGCCCTATTCAATCGACACCCTCGCTCGCCTGGTGCGCGAGACCATCGTTCGCTTTGAACCGCGCTTGCAACATATCCAGGTAACGGCGCGACGGGAGAGCTCCACGGACTGTGTAGTGCAGTTGGAAGTGACCGGTGTGGTACCGGAAGGCGGCGTGGCCCGTTTCCGTACCTATTTCCAGAGCGACGGGGGTGCCGATATCAAGGCGGGAGCAGCCAATGCGCGAGTATTTTGA